In the genome of Acetobacter oryzifermentans, one region contains:
- a CDS encoding DUF4054 domain-containing protein, with translation MAIAQFDYAKWSARYPALAIYVDTELGSALWDEAGLYLNNTDASPVQDVGRRGVLLGMITAHLAQLNLSAQQGGSDVVGRIASASEGSVSLSADMGPVTNSQAWWVQTKWGAAYWAATAFLRTARYVPGRPQPAWSWP, from the coding sequence ATGGCGATAGCGCAGTTTGATTATGCAAAATGGTCGGCGCGTTATCCCGCGCTGGCCATTTATGTGGATACGGAACTTGGCAGCGCTCTGTGGGATGAGGCCGGTTTGTATCTCAACAATACAGACGCTTCACCTGTGCAGGACGTGGGCAGGCGTGGTGTTTTGCTGGGGATGATCACGGCCCATCTGGCGCAGCTTAATTTAAGTGCGCAGCAAGGTGGTTCTGACGTGGTGGGACGCATTGCGTCGGCGTCAGAAGGGAGTGTGTCGCTTTCGGCTGATATGGGGCCTGTCACCAATTCTCAGGCATGGTGGGTGCAAACCAAGTGGGGCGCGGCCTATTGGGCTGCCACCGCTTTCTTGCGCACAGCACGATATGTTCCGGGCCGCCCACAGCCCGCGTGGTCGTGGCCGTAA
- a CDS encoding phage neck terminator protein, with product MVQADSGAADPIATTLSEDDVTAALRAFLLSILPAGTEVRLGQQNRVAAPLGLFVLMTIVVRQQIATNGSKYGTDTRTVSRQEHLTVQVSVFGPGAGDMIERIVTLFRDPYACQFFVQERPQGDVTPLYADDPRQTGFINGEHQYEDNWNADLHLQANYRFTLPQQFADSAHIDLIEAEAASNETQA from the coding sequence ATGGTGCAAGCTGATAGTGGTGCGGCAGACCCCATCGCAACAACCCTGTCCGAAGACGATGTAACAGCGGCGCTGCGGGCTTTTCTGCTTTCCATTCTGCCCGCAGGGACAGAGGTTAGGCTTGGCCAACAGAACCGCGTTGCTGCACCTCTTGGCCTGTTTGTGCTGATGACCATTGTTGTGCGGCAGCAGATTGCCACCAACGGCTCTAAATACGGCACAGATACGCGAACAGTGAGCAGGCAAGAGCACCTAACTGTGCAGGTTAGTGTGTTCGGGCCCGGTGCCGGTGACATGATTGAGCGCATCGTGACGCTGTTTCGTGATCCTTACGCCTGCCAGTTCTTCGTGCAGGAACGCCCCCAAGGTGATGTGACGCCGCTTTATGCAGATGATCCGCGCCAGACGGGATTCATCAATGGTGAGCACCAGTATGAGGATAACTGGAATGCAGACCTGCACTTGCAGGCCAATTATCGCTTCACGCTTCCACAACAGTTTGCTGACTCCGCTCATATCGATCTGATTGAAGCAGAGGCGGCCAGCAACGAGACACAAGCATGA
- a CDS encoding DUF3383 family protein, which yields MTLSIKSIVSVTPSVISPSGTVNILKGMVFSTNTSLDAGVSSFTAAADVATKCGASSIEASIASIYFGSYSGSLDAPSTLYFYQLPSSPADADYGTYLSAAADAEGDWSGFMFAQEPDATAKTAIATWMAANPNRYWGVIQDADAAILTANATATFGATVKANNTPGLTCVCNADGNGTLIAAAALSWAASINPNRANGRTTLMFRQFSGLTPSNISNAQAANLLGNGYCFYGNYKANDTSFNWFVDGSVSGPFAWADSYLNQIWMNADFQINLADMFSNVGLIPYDAVGDGIISTSVQPTIDLALSFGAIQAGVTLSDDEVLQVNSRAGKTISTTLQTQGWYLIPGASTATAATRAKRGTVDGMFFYTDGESVQSINLSSVEVQ from the coding sequence ATGACATTATCAATCAAAAGCATCGTCAGTGTGACGCCGAGCGTTATCTCGCCCAGCGGCACGGTTAACATCCTCAAGGGTATGGTGTTTTCTACGAACACCTCTTTGGATGCGGGGGTAAGTTCCTTCACTGCAGCGGCTGATGTGGCCACCAAGTGCGGGGCATCCAGTATTGAGGCCAGCATCGCCAGCATTTACTTTGGCTCGTATTCTGGTTCGCTGGATGCGCCGTCCACCCTGTATTTCTACCAGCTTCCGTCCTCTCCAGCAGATGCAGATTACGGCACGTATCTTTCTGCCGCAGCGGATGCAGAGGGCGATTGGTCTGGTTTCATGTTTGCTCAGGAGCCAGACGCTACGGCCAAAACAGCCATTGCTACGTGGATGGCTGCTAACCCTAACCGCTATTGGGGCGTTATTCAGGATGCAGATGCAGCTATCCTGACAGCCAATGCGACCGCCACATTCGGGGCAACAGTAAAAGCCAACAACACACCGGGCCTGACATGCGTATGTAACGCTGACGGCAATGGCACGTTGATTGCTGCGGCTGCGCTTTCATGGGCAGCGTCCATCAACCCCAATCGGGCAAATGGCCGAACAACGCTGATGTTCCGTCAGTTTTCCGGCCTGACACCGTCCAACATTTCCAACGCACAGGCAGCAAACCTGCTGGGGAATGGTTACTGCTTCTACGGCAACTACAAAGCCAATGATACATCCTTCAACTGGTTCGTGGATGGCTCTGTGTCTGGCCCGTTTGCTTGGGCTGACAGTTACCTAAACCAGATATGGATGAATGCAGATTTCCAGATCAATCTAGCGGATATGTTCTCCAACGTTGGCCTTATCCCGTACGATGCAGTCGGGGACGGCATTATTTCAACGTCGGTGCAGCCCACTATTGATCTGGCGCTTTCCTTTGGTGCTATTCAGGCAGGCGTAACGCTCTCTGATGATGAGGTGTTACAAGTCAATTCTAGGGCCGGAAAAACCATTAGCACAACACTGCAAACTCAGGGGTGGTATCTCATCCCCGGTGCATCCACAGCTACAGCAGCAACACGGGCCAAGCGCGGCACAGTGGATGGCATGTTCTTCTATACGGACGGCGAAAGCGTGCAGTCCATCAACCTTTCGTCTGTTGAGGTGCAGTAA
- a CDS encoding phage tail fiber protein, which translates to MSDYDITAANSVFTITVPGLYNAPITLENYAADRAFETEAVEQAETAMSIDGYLNAGWVPNPIAQTISLAPSSSSSRIFEAIVAAQATARSLYRLSAEIQLPSIGKKYTMVRGLVRSAVVIPSAARVLEAQTFELLWERVIPAAL; encoded by the coding sequence ATGTCTGATTATGATATCACAGCCGCCAATTCGGTTTTCACCATTACAGTGCCGGGGCTTTATAATGCCCCGATCACGCTGGAAAATTATGCGGCAGATCGCGCTTTTGAAACAGAGGCGGTTGAGCAGGCAGAAACAGCCATGAGCATTGATGGCTACCTAAATGCGGGCTGGGTGCCCAACCCCATTGCGCAAACTATTAGCCTCGCGCCGTCCAGTTCCAGTTCTCGCATTTTCGAAGCCATTGTGGCAGCGCAGGCCACAGCGCGCAGCCTCTATCGCTTGAGCGCGGAAATCCAGCTTCCCTCCATCGGCAAGAAATACACCATGGTGCGCGGCCTTGTGCGCTCTGCCGTTGTTATTCCATCTGCCGCGCGCGTGCTGGAAGCGCAGACATTTGAACTGCTATGGGAGCGGGTTATCCCGGCCGCGCTGTAA
- a CDS encoding Arc family DNA-binding protein has translation MLEEDARSNNRTLTAEIIQRLEDSIANKGLLSICSLISVLNEYESRNLLEVFSRVHMRTRKRKECYTYIS, from the coding sequence GTGCTGGAAGAAGATGCCCGCAGCAACAATCGGACTTTGACGGCTGAGATCATTCAAAGGTTGGAAGATTCAATTGCTAATAAAGGCCTACTATCTATCTGCTCTCTTATATCCGTATTAAATGAATATGAGTCCAGAAATTTGTTGGAGGTATTTTCAAGGGTCCATATGCGTACACGGAAACGAAAAGAGTGCTATACTTATATCTCTTGA
- a CDS encoding phage tail tip lysozyme, whose amino-acid sequence MVTVVDALVVDLGLDPKALKKGVQQVQTLFGNVTSGAAKMSAGVSKATDTAADSFRHLERNALAFIAVLTGGKALKAFVSDTTASNVAAGQLAKNLGTSVNTLTTWQKVAEAAGGSASDMSSSLGSLVSQFQTIDGRRNLGMAFGQMGVRLEDAHGRLRDFNALLPDMARAAQRLGPQLFSTLAGQAGFSQGAINMLELGPKRIEALYKSLKQYEPTERDSRASGQLLADWTKLTAQSESFGRSIMTDLSPEVHHLMTLIGGVIDKNQGWLRQDIDQYVTRFGDAIEHVDWKGVGDELKRWWDYLKGIDWAEIEKRVEGFAMDADSAAKAVGGWAEVAKILFDLWVGKKFFEVLANVRTLSAASGAGLGTLSKLLAAAGAHEALKYLDPNDDLGTWIDKHIPGASALDNFASHFGLGRSYATQGAQKVLKGADPAAMIKFTNMAMTSGWSKEQATGLLANAMTESSLNPMAVNGVAYGLMQWHPDRQAAYTKLYGHTMQSVHDKETAMREQMGFANWELTHTEKKAGDLLRQANNAGVAAAIVSSYFERPKDVSGEIAKRGALADYLASSNSVVGSALSSGPLTPSAPPQPAVGGDSLSRYMDSMRASINAPTPSGNSSDTSNTITNNFNIHAPNSDPKAIAREARSAFDSVTFRARQANIRLT is encoded by the coding sequence ATGGTAACTGTAGTTGATGCCCTTGTGGTTGATCTCGGGCTTGATCCGAAGGCGCTGAAAAAAGGCGTGCAGCAGGTTCAAACACTGTTCGGGAATGTGACATCTGGCGCGGCCAAGATGAGCGCTGGTGTATCCAAGGCTACGGATACGGCGGCAGACTCTTTCCGGCATCTTGAGCGCAATGCTCTGGCCTTCATTGCCGTGCTGACGGGCGGTAAGGCGCTTAAGGCGTTCGTGTCGGACACCACAGCCAGCAACGTAGCGGCAGGCCAGCTCGCCAAAAACCTCGGCACCTCAGTCAACACGCTGACAACTTGGCAGAAGGTGGCGGAAGCAGCGGGCGGCAGTGCGTCCGATATGTCCTCCAGCCTTGGTTCTCTGGTATCGCAGTTTCAGACCATTGATGGCCGCCGCAATCTTGGTATGGCCTTCGGGCAGATGGGCGTACGGCTGGAAGATGCCCATGGCAGGCTACGCGACTTCAACGCGCTGCTTCCTGACATGGCACGCGCGGCACAGCGCCTTGGCCCGCAGCTTTTCTCTACGCTGGCAGGGCAGGCGGGGTTCTCGCAGGGTGCCATCAATATGCTGGAGCTTGGCCCTAAACGTATTGAGGCGCTGTATAAATCCCTCAAGCAGTATGAACCTACTGAGCGAGACAGCCGTGCATCCGGGCAGCTTCTGGCTGACTGGACAAAGCTGACGGCGCAGTCTGAATCCTTTGGCCGCTCGATCATGACCGACCTAAGCCCTGAAGTGCATCACCTGATGACGCTGATTGGCGGCGTAATTGATAAGAACCAAGGCTGGCTGCGGCAGGATATCGACCAGTATGTCACTCGCTTTGGTGATGCCATCGAGCATGTGGACTGGAAGGGCGTGGGCGATGAGCTGAAACGCTGGTGGGATTATCTGAAAGGGATAGACTGGGCAGAGATTGAAAAGCGTGTTGAGGGATTTGCCATGGATGCTGACAGCGCGGCTAAGGCTGTTGGAGGGTGGGCAGAGGTTGCTAAGATCTTATTTGACCTTTGGGTTGGCAAGAAATTTTTTGAGGTTTTGGCTAATGTGAGAACATTGTCCGCTGCTTCAGGGGCAGGGCTGGGAACGCTTTCCAAGCTGTTAGCTGCGGCAGGCGCTCACGAAGCATTAAAATATCTTGATCCCAATGATGATTTAGGAACGTGGATAGACAAGCATATTCCGGGTGCATCGGCGCTAGATAATTTTGCCTCACACTTTGGCTTAGGTAGGTCATATGCCACACAGGGGGCTCAGAAAGTGTTGAAAGGCGCTGACCCTGCCGCCATGATTAAGTTTACGAATATGGCGATGACAAGTGGGTGGAGTAAGGAGCAAGCTACGGGCTTACTTGCAAACGCGATGACCGAAAGCAGCTTAAACCCAATGGCCGTTAATGGGGTAGCTTACGGCCTGATGCAATGGCACCCCGATAGGCAGGCCGCGTACACAAAATTGTATGGGCATACCATGCAGTCTGTACATGACAAAGAAACGGCTATGCGAGAGCAAATGGGCTTTGCCAATTGGGAACTTACCCACACGGAAAAAAAGGCAGGTGATCTACTAAGGCAGGCTAATAATGCAGGAGTGGCCGCAGCTATTGTTTCAAGTTATTTTGAGAGGCCAAAGGATGTTAGCGGGGAGATTGCGAAGCGAGGCGCGCTAGCAGATTATCTTGCATCCTCCAATAGCGTTGTGGGGTCGGCGCTTTCTAGCGGGCCACTAACTCCATCTGCACCCCCGCAACCAGCCGTTGGCGGAGATAGTTTATCTCGTTACATGGATAGCATGAGAGCTTCAATAAATGCTCCCACGCCATCTGGGAATTCTAGCGATACGAGCAATACAATCACCAATAACTTCAATATACATGCGCCTAATAGCGACCCAAAAGCCATTGCCAGAGAGGCACGGAGTGCCTTTGATAGCGTAACTTTTAGGGCGCGTCAGGCCAATATACGGCTGACCTAA
- a CDS encoding superinfection immunity protein: MRDNLQTLPQSSFSVWHWLIVLFVFMGIYCLPFFVACFRDSTKKVAVFVVNLCFGWTLIGWIIAFVMAVSYEKKSDYKLRIAAMERIARR; this comes from the coding sequence ATGCGGGATAACCTTCAAACATTACCGCAGAGCAGTTTTTCTGTATGGCATTGGCTGATCGTATTATTCGTTTTCATGGGGATATACTGCCTCCCCTTCTTTGTGGCATGTTTCCGCGATTCTACAAAAAAAGTGGCTGTTTTCGTAGTGAATTTATGCTTTGGCTGGACGCTCATAGGCTGGATTATTGCCTTCGTTATGGCCGTATCTTACGAAAAGAAATCTGATTACAAATTACGTATTGCCGCAATGGAAAGAATTGCGCGGCGGTAA
- a CDS encoding phage baseplate plug family protein, whose product MSFAYTIPLNAVAFQKLQTPLSGQTIRFDIQQRSTGLYANIWLNGTMKVAGVLCQDRTWLVREAYFGFPGDFTFVDTQGTSDPEYSALGTRYLLVYQEGQNV is encoded by the coding sequence ATGTCATTCGCATACACTATCCCTCTCAATGCGGTTGCTTTTCAGAAGTTACAAACGCCGCTTTCCGGGCAGACAATACGGTTTGATATCCAGCAGCGCAGCACGGGCCTGTATGCCAATATCTGGCTAAACGGCACCATGAAGGTGGCTGGCGTATTATGTCAGGATAGAACGTGGCTGGTGCGGGAAGCGTATTTTGGTTTCCCGGGTGATTTTACCTTCGTGGATACGCAGGGCACATCAGACCCGGAATATAGCGCCTTAGGCACGCGGTATCTGCTGGTTTATCAGGAAGGCCAGAATGTCTGA
- a CDS encoding baseplate hub protein, translating into MSDAIKKREIEVTFTLDQGGFADGANNTLTITGHRVSCEVVSASNETGMMCALRIEGMKLSDMNRLSVIQAGIVSQSQNTVSVKAGNRGEKKALVFAGGVIEAFADFSGAPNVAFIVNAQSTVDAASASVSATAFGNDVPVATILETIAGKIGFAFRNYGITSVLKGGVTYKGCALEQIAAVQAATRIQYHLGFGVLSAWPAGVTSSTESEILEISSSTGLIGYPSYSQYGVTLRTVFNPEIAFHDTFKLSSQYSPAAWVNAYGQMRSVDGSQNIYPPSNGQWVVLRLQHDLQTEEENGSWFTFIEAARPEIAGQVSGFAR; encoded by the coding sequence ATGTCTGACGCTATCAAAAAGCGCGAGATCGAGGTCACGTTTACCTTGGATCAGGGCGGGTTTGCAGACGGCGCCAATAATACGCTGACCATAACAGGCCATCGTGTGTCCTGTGAGGTCGTCAGTGCTTCCAATGAAACGGGCATGATGTGCGCCCTGCGTATCGAGGGCATGAAACTGTCTGATATGAACAGGCTCTCTGTTATTCAGGCGGGTATCGTTAGCCAGAGCCAGAATACGGTATCAGTAAAGGCAGGCAATCGCGGAGAGAAAAAGGCCCTTGTCTTCGCTGGCGGAGTGATCGAAGCCTTTGCAGATTTCAGTGGTGCGCCCAATGTTGCCTTTATCGTCAACGCGCAATCCACTGTAGATGCCGCTTCTGCATCAGTGTCTGCCACGGCTTTTGGTAATGATGTGCCTGTCGCCACCATTCTGGAAACCATAGCGGGCAAGATCGGTTTTGCGTTCCGCAATTACGGTATTACATCCGTTCTCAAGGGCGGTGTAACCTACAAGGGGTGTGCGCTGGAACAGATTGCAGCCGTACAGGCGGCCACTCGCATTCAATACCATTTGGGGTTTGGCGTTCTTTCGGCGTGGCCAGCAGGGGTGACATCATCGACTGAAAGTGAAATTCTGGAGATATCCTCATCTACCGGGCTGATAGGATACCCCAGCTACAGCCAGTATGGCGTAACACTGCGGACAGTCTTTAACCCTGAAATTGCATTTCACGATACGTTCAAGCTCAGCAGCCAGTATTCTCCAGCAGCGTGGGTAAATGCCTACGGTCAGATGCGTTCTGTTGATGGTTCCCAGAATATCTATCCGCCGTCCAATGGCCAGTGGGTTGTGCTGCGTCTGCAGCATGATTTGCAGACTGAGGAAGAGAACGGCTCCTGGTTCACCTTTATTGAGGCTGCGCGGCCTGAAATAGCCGGGCAGGTAAGTGGCTTTGCAAGATAA
- a CDS encoding baseplate assembly protein, which translates to MALQDKPTVGSMQPSDIASDFNVTNAVIRRALSMMGADTLVQVKAVRSTGLNPVGYVDIWPIVHQQDGQGNVVPHEIIYNVPYLRIQGGKRAFICDPQEGDIGAAIICGRDISSAKVNRTASAPGSYRQHDMADALYVGGYLNDAPEEYIGWVGGDVHVKTAGKFIVDAADCEINCNVKVSGDVTAGGISLQSHTHGGVQTGSGATGKPE; encoded by the coding sequence GTGGCTTTGCAAGATAAACCCACTGTTGGCTCTATGCAGCCATCGGATATTGCGAGTGACTTCAACGTCACAAATGCAGTTATTCGCCGTGCGCTCTCCATGATGGGGGCTGATACACTTGTGCAGGTTAAGGCTGTACGCAGCACAGGCCTTAACCCTGTTGGGTATGTTGATATCTGGCCGATTGTGCATCAGCAGGACGGTCAAGGGAACGTTGTCCCGCATGAGATTATCTACAATGTGCCATACCTGCGCATACAGGGTGGGAAGCGTGCGTTTATCTGTGATCCCCAAGAGGGTGATATTGGCGCAGCCATCATCTGCGGGCGTGATATTTCCAGTGCGAAAGTCAATCGCACGGCATCAGCGCCGGGGTCATACCGGCAGCATGATATGGCCGATGCGCTTTATGTTGGGGGTTATCTGAACGATGCGCCAGAGGAATACATCGGCTGGGTTGGGGGTGACGTGCATGTTAAAACGGCTGGGAAGTTCATCGTTGACGCAGCAGATTGCGAAATTAACTGCAATGTTAAGGTTTCAGGTGATGTGACTGCAGGGGGTATCAGCCTGCAAAGCCATACGCATGGCGGCGTGCAAACAGGCAGCGGAGCAACCGGCAAACCAGAATAG
- a CDS encoding baseplate J/gp47 family protein: MSASETGTTSVPAPSFTDAGFVAPSESDMLSGALADINAAFGNLLNTALSTPQGQLAMSLTAIIGDAYDQMLALFNGVDPDRASGRMQDAVGKLYFMTRRGATATVVTVACTGAAGTVIPEGTLIQDGNGKTYAADGAITIDATGTGTGTFSCTETGAIECASSSVSVYQSVVGLSSVTNPSAGVTGSDEESRVEFEQRRQESVAANSVGSLDAVLGAVEAVSGVTDAYVTDNSTDAAETTNGVSIAAHSLFVCVNGGADEDIARAILSKKPPGCGYTGTSSVTVTDPNSGYTTAPSYTVQFTRATPTPVYISVTLKSSSSVPSTATSDVQAAIISAFNGGDGGARARIASLLFASRYYAPIVALGSWVQIVEITIGTAANPSGFTLQMQADQIPTIEAANITVAIA; encoded by the coding sequence GTGTCAGCTTCTGAAACAGGCACAACGTCAGTCCCAGCCCCATCTTTTACTGATGCTGGATTTGTCGCGCCATCCGAAAGCGATATGCTGTCAGGCGCATTGGCAGATATTAACGCGGCTTTTGGGAATCTGCTGAATACCGCGCTTTCCACGCCACAAGGGCAGTTGGCGATGTCGCTCACTGCCATTATCGGTGATGCGTATGACCAGATGCTTGCACTCTTTAACGGTGTAGATCCTGATCGGGCGTCAGGCCGGATGCAGGATGCCGTCGGTAAGCTGTATTTCATGACGCGGCGCGGAGCGACTGCAACGGTCGTGACTGTTGCCTGCACAGGTGCGGCCGGAACAGTTATCCCAGAAGGAACGCTCATTCAGGACGGCAATGGGAAGACGTATGCGGCAGATGGTGCCATTACGATTGATGCGACGGGCACGGGCACAGGAACATTCTCCTGCACGGAAACAGGCGCGATTGAATGCGCTTCGAGCAGTGTATCGGTTTATCAGTCCGTGGTGGGCTTATCATCCGTTACAAACCCATCTGCTGGGGTAACAGGCTCCGATGAAGAAAGCCGAGTGGAGTTCGAGCAGCGCAGGCAGGAAAGCGTTGCGGCAAATTCCGTTGGCTCTCTGGACGCGGTTCTTGGTGCGGTAGAGGCAGTTAGCGGCGTAACGGACGCATATGTGACCGACAACAGCACTGATGCTGCGGAAACAACCAACGGTGTTTCCATCGCGGCGCATAGCTTGTTTGTATGCGTAAATGGCGGTGCGGATGAAGATATTGCGCGCGCCATCCTAAGCAAAAAGCCGCCAGGTTGCGGCTATACTGGCACCAGCAGCGTGACAGTGACTGATCCCAATAGCGGATACACTACAGCGCCAAGCTATACAGTGCAGTTTACGCGCGCCACACCCACACCAGTTTACATCTCTGTAACGCTTAAAAGTAGCTCCTCTGTTCCGTCAACGGCAACGTCAGATGTGCAGGCGGCTATCATCTCAGCCTTTAACGGTGGAGATGGAGGGGCGCGGGCACGCATTGCCAGTTTGCTTTTTGCCAGTCGGTATTATGCACCCATAGTGGCCTTGGGGTCATGGGTGCAGATTGTCGAAATAACCATAGGCACAGCAGCCAACCCATCCGGGTTTACCCTGCAAATGCAGGCTGATCAGATTCCCACCATAGAGGCGGCAAACATCACTGTCGCAATTGCGTGA
- a CDS encoding DUF2612 domain-containing protein, which yields MQNVQQTILSQYSSSPTICSLIEGWNQALDPAPLIDAWYADVWDLDTAQGYGLDVWGRIVGVSRVLKVTSSKYFGFSEANDLTEEGFNSAPFFAGNAATDNYILSDDGYRQLIKAKALANITDGSVFSINKILTTLFAGQGDAYVQDNSNMSMTYVFNFVPTDVQVSIIENSGVLPRPAGVAISYSIKSAS from the coding sequence ATGCAAAACGTCCAGCAAACAATACTGTCTCAATATTCATCATCTCCGACCATCTGCTCTTTGATTGAGGGCTGGAACCAAGCGCTAGACCCAGCCCCCCTGATAGATGCATGGTACGCGGATGTCTGGGATTTAGATACTGCGCAAGGTTACGGGCTTGATGTATGGGGGCGCATTGTTGGTGTCAGCCGCGTTCTCAAGGTCACTTCCAGTAAATACTTTGGATTTTCCGAAGCGAATGACCTGACGGAAGAAGGGTTTAACAGCGCTCCTTTCTTCGCGGGGAATGCGGCAACAGACAATTACATCCTGTCTGATGATGGATATCGCCAGCTCATAAAAGCCAAGGCACTAGCTAACATAACTGACGGCTCGGTCTTCTCAATCAACAAGATCCTAACAACGCTCTTTGCGGGACAGGGGGATGCCTATGTGCAGGACAACAGCAATATGAGCATGACTTACGTGTTCAATTTTGTGCCGACTGACGTGCAGGTTTCCATCATCGAAAACTCTGGCGTGCTGCCACGGCCAGCCGGTGTTGCAATCTCCTATTCAATAAAAAGTGCTTCTTGA
- a CDS encoding phage fiber-tail adaptor protein produces the protein MIAPVPSPIWQPACARTIAIPEPANLRARGLVASIISISWAPKSSSDNFDFSLDASGILCGTGDYIAQVEASVATSQGRPTDLAVSWCSVVNGLACVFLGGGEPGTTQTVSVEITTQQGRIISQDVLLAIVSGVASTPNPVPTLADGTPVPPNAMRDSDASILLDDNGNPLLFA, from the coding sequence ATGATAGCGCCAGTCCCGTCGCCAATATGGCAACCTGCCTGCGCGCGAACTATCGCAATACCTGAGCCCGCAAACTTGCGTGCGCGTGGACTTGTGGCGAGCATTATATCGATTTCGTGGGCTCCCAAATCGAGCTCTGACAATTTTGATTTCTCACTTGACGCATCTGGAATTCTTTGCGGCACAGGTGATTATATCGCGCAAGTTGAGGCTTCTGTCGCGACATCTCAGGGTCGGCCTACAGATCTCGCTGTGTCGTGGTGCAGCGTTGTAAACGGGCTGGCGTGCGTCTTTCTCGGCGGGGGAGAGCCGGGGACTACGCAGACAGTCAGTGTAGAAATAACGACGCAGCAAGGTCGCATAATATCCCAAGACGTTTTGCTTGCTATCGTAAGCGGGGTGGCGAGCACCCCCAACCCCGTTCCCACCCTCGCGGATGGGACGCCCGTTCCACCTAACGCTATGCGTGATTCTGACGCGTCAATACTGCTCGACGATAACGGAAATCCGCTTCTTTTTGCATAA